Part of the Rhizobium tropici CIAT 899 genome, ACCTCATCCACCGGCCCGATCTCAATGACGCGACCGGCATACATGACCGCGACACGATCGGCCGTTTCGGCGATCACCCCCATATCGTGGGTGACGAGCATGACGCCGGTACCGTGCTCGCGGCAAAGTTTTCGCAATAGTGCAGTGATCTGCGCCTGGATCGATACATCGAGCGCCGTGGTCGGTTCATCGGCGATGATCAGTTGCGGGTTGCCCGCCAGCGCCAGCGCGATGACAACCCGCTGGCGCATGCCGCCGGAAAACTGGTGTGGGTAATGATCGATCCGCTCGTCGGCGCCGGGAATGCCGACCTGTTTCAGAAGGTCGATCGCATAAGCTCTCGCCTCCGCGCGGCTGCGATCCGAATGCAGGCGGATCGTCTCGATCAATTGCTGGCCGATGGAGAAGAGTGGGTTGAGCGAGGTCAAAGGGTCCTGAAAGATGGCACCGACCATACGGCCACGGATCCGCGCCATTTCGGCTTCGCCAAGATTGTCGGTGCGCTTGCCGCCGATGCGGATCTCACCGGTTGAAATCCGGCCCGGCGGTTCGAGAAGTCCCAGAACGGACATGCCGGTCATCGACTTGCCGGCACCGCTTTCGCCGACGACACCGAGAATTTCGCCGCGCCGGATGGTGAGGGACACGTCGGACAGCGCGGTCAGAACGCCCTTACGCTTCGGAAACTCCACCGAGAGGCCCCTGACGTCGAGCGCCGGTACACCCGATATGGAGGGATGGATTACGGCGGTCATGACAGGACCTCGCTGACGACTGGGTACAAGGGATAGCTTGACGGGAAAATCTCGCTCACCGGCGGGTGGCCGAATGTGCGCTCGGGGTAGCGGGCGACAAGGCCGTCGAACTGCGCCTGAGCCCTGCCACGGTCGGCAACGAGATCGATACCGGCTACCGCCCCATCGCGCATCGACAGGCGCCCGTCGACGATCGTGGCGCGGGTGACGCGACCGGTCGCACCATAGACGAGCGTCTGGATGGGATCGATACGGGGCGCGATCATATGGTCCGCCATGTCGAATATGGCGATATCCGCCTTGGAGCCGGGGAAGAGACGACCAAGATCCGGTCGTTTCAGCGCATCGGCGCCGGCGATGGTCGCCGCATCGTAGAAATCGGCGGCTGAGCCAGCATCAGCGCGGCCTTCTGCGATCCGGTTGACGATCAGGCCGGTCGCCATGTTCAAGACCATATCCGGCGGCGCCGTGTCGGTTCCCATGCCTATGCGAATGCCCATGGCCTTGAGCCGCGAGAAGGACTTGAGCATCGACCCATGCCGGCCGGAAACCAGTGGGCAATGGGCGATGGTGACGTTGTTTGCGGCATAGCGGTCAAGATCCGCGTCGGTCGCGACCGTGGCATGCGGCGCAATCAGCCGCGAAGACAAGAGCCCGAGACCATCCAGCCATTCCGGCGCCGTCATACCATGCAATCGGCGGACGGTCTGCAATTCCATATCGCCCTGGGCCATGTGCAGGCGCACCGGCAGGTCCATGTCCTGTGCATGCGCGAACGTTTTGCGCAACAGTGCCTCTGTGCAGGTCTCGACACGATCAGGCGCGAGTAGGCCGGAAATCAGGCCGCCGGCCGTTCCGTGAACGCGGCGGGCGAAAGATGCGGCTTCGACGAGCTCCGCAAGCCCCCGCTCTTCGTCGAAGATAGGTTGCATCACGCCCGCCTCATCGAGAATAACGCCGCCGCTGCGAAAGGCCGGCCCGAGCCACACGCGCAGGCCAAGATCTTCGGCCGCTTCGGCTCCCGCTTCAAACTCCGCGACCGTTTCGCCCCAGGCCCGATAGAAGAGCGAGGCGATCGGCAGCGCCGAGGTAATGCCATTCAGAAGCAGTTGCGCGAAGGCGTATCGCTTCTGGAAAGCCAACTCTTCGGGTGCGTACATTTCGTAGGCCCGCGCCGCATAGTCTGTCGGCCAGACACGACCTTTCTGCCACCCAGGTTGGTTATCCATGCCGAGCACGGTCGTATCGAGATCGGACAAGGCGTCGAGATCGACAAAGCCCGGCCCGATCAGGGCCTCGCCCATGTCGTAACGGGCAGAAACTTCGCCTTCGAAGTTCTGCCCGACCCAGACGACGCGATCGCACTCTATGACGACCTCGCCGTTCTCGATCAGCCGCCGCCCTTGCGGCATGTCGGCGATGACGAAGCGCGCACGAAGTGCCCAGCGGCCGTCAGGCCGCTTGCCAAGGGGAAGATCAGACCAACGGGGTGCATATGTCATGGCCGTTCCCGCAGGCTCTTGCCGTCTCGGGCAACGATATTTCCGGCAGTGACCACAAGCTTGCGGGGCGCATGGGTGACGATCGCTTCGCCGAGGGTTTCGCCCTCGACGAGAACGATGTCACCCCGCCCGCCAACCTCCAGAGCATGCCGGGTACGGTCCATCGCAACCGCACCGCCGGTCGTGCAGACATCAAGAGCAAGTGCCAGTTCGTCATCGCGTCGCAGGTTGTTCTTCATGCCAAGCAGCATGGCACGTTCCAGCATGTCGCCGTTACCATACGGCCCCCAGGTGTCACGGAAGCCATCGACGCCGGCGCCGAAGCGTACGCCTGCGGCGCGCAGGCGCTTGAGGGACGGTACTTCGCGCGAAGGCGGCGCGGTCGTCAGGATCGGCACATCGAGCTCGGTGCAGGTATCGATCAGGCCCTGCGTCATGTTCCAGTCCGGCGCGCCGAGGCAAAACGCATGGCTGACGGCGACCTTGCCCTGCATGCCGTGAGCGCGAATGCGCTCGAACGTCATATCCATCGAAAAGGCGCCGAGCTCACCGCCTTCGTGAAGGTGAATATCGATACCTTTACCGTGCTTTTCCGCGATGGCGAAAATCGTGTCGAGATGCCCCTTCGGATCGCGATCCATGCCGCAGGGATCAAGCCCTCCGACGAGATCGGCGCCCATGGCCATGCTCCTGTCGATAAGTTCGGCGGTTCCCGGCCGGCGTATCAGGCCGGATTGCGGGAAGGCGACGATCTCGATCTCCACCACGCGGGTGAGCTGCCTGCGGGTTTCCATCACGCCCTCGAGCGCGATCAGGCCCTGATCGGTATCGATATCCACATGGGTGCGGATCAGCGTCGTGCCATAACCGACCGATTGCAGCGACTGGCGCATCGACTGAACATGGGCATCGAGCCCGTAGTCGCGCTTGACCTTGCGCTCGTTATCGATCTTGTCGATCAGCCGCGGGCCGACCTCGTTCTTGTACCAGGGGTAGCCGAGCAGCGACTTGTCGAGGTGGGTATGGGCATCGACCAAACCGGGGATGGCAATGCGGCCGCCGGCATCTTCCACCGGCACGCCTTCCGCTGCCAGTGACGATCCAATGGCGGCGATCCGGCCGTTCTCGATACGGATATCGGCAAGCTCGCCGCCGATCGGCCTGGCGTTTTTGATCAGAAGATCGCTCATGGAAATACCTCAGCGCAGTTTGGGATTGAGGGCGTCACGAAGCCAATCGCCGAGCACGTTGATCGACACGACGAGAAGACAGAGTTGCAGACCCGGAAAGAGCACGATCCACCACTGACCGGAAAATAGATACTGGTTGCCGATCCGGATCAGCGTACCGAGCGACGGTTGCTCGGGCGGCATGCCGACGCCGAGGAACGACAGCGTCGCCTCGATCAGGATGCCGAGGCCGAAATTGAGCGTCGCGGTAACGAGCAGCGGCGTGGTGGTGTTGGGAAGGATATGTTTAACGAGAACGCGCCAGGTCGGCACACGGATCAGCCGCGCAGCCTGCACATACTCCTTGTTGCGCTCGACCATCGTGAGCGCCCGCACGGTCCGGGCATATTGCACCCAGGCGGAAAGCGAGATGGCAAAGACGATGACGCCGGATGAACCGATCTCGCGTAACGAGGACGGCAAGGCCTGTCGCGCCAGCGCCGAAACGAGAATGGCGATCAGCATGGTCGGCATCGATAGGAGCACGTCACCAGCCCGCATCAAAAGGCTATCCGCCCACTTGCCGTAATAGCCGGCAATCAGACCGACGATTGCGCCGACCAGGAGCGAAACAGCCACTGAGGCCGCACCGATGATGATCGAGGCACGCGAGCCGTAAAGCACCGCCGACAGCAGGTCGCGCCCTTGCGTATCCGTTCCGAGCAGGAAGGGCCACTGGCCGCCGTCCATCCAGATCGGCGGGATTTCCGCGTTCAGAAGATCGAGCGAGGCAAGATCATAAGGATTCTGAACCGTGATCCATGGTGCAAGGAAGGCCGAGGCGACAAGCAGAAGAAGCAATGCCGCAGCGATCACCGCCGATGGATGATGCCAGAAGCTCCACCACAGATCGCTGTCGCGAAGGCGCGCGATCCATGACGGCGTAGCGCGGGCGGGCTTTTTCGCGGTCTGTTCGACAATGGTCATGATGAGCTCCCGTCAGGCGGCACGCAGCCGCGTATCGATCACCGCATAGGCAATATCGACGAGCGTGTTCAGCGTCACGAAAATGAAGGATACAATGCAGAGATAGGCCGCCATGACGGGGATATCGACAAAGGTAACGGCCTGCATGAAGAGCATGCCCATGCCTGGCCACTGGAAGACGGTTTCCGTCACCAGCGCGAAGGCGATCAGGTTGCCGACCTGCATGGCCGTCAGCGTGACGACCGGCATCAGGCAATTCTTCAACGCATGGCGGAACCACAGGGCACGGTGCTTGACGCCGCGGGCGCGGGCAAACTTGATGAAATCCGCCCGCAAGATCTCCAGCATCTCGGCGCGGACGAGGCGCATGACGAGCGTGATCTGAAAGAGTGACAGTGACAGAGCGGGCAGCACGAGCGCCGCCCTTCCGGATGCGGTCAAAAGTCCTGTCGACCACAAGCCGAGCTGGACCACCTCGCCGCGACCATAGCCCGGCAGCCACCCGAGGCTGACAGAGAAGACGAGGATAAGAATGATGCCCACGAAAAAGCTCGGCAGCGACACGCCGACGATGGAGGAGAACTGCAGGCTTTCGGCCCACCACCGCCCTCGCCCGATCGCCGTGAACACACCGAGCGGGATGCCGACCAGGAGCGATAGGAGCGTGGCAATGATCACCAGTTCGAATGTCGCCGGAAAGCGTTCGGCAATCAGCGTGGTGACGGATTGCTGGTTGCGCCAGGACAGGCCGAACTCACCATGTGCCGCATTGCCGACGAAGCGCACATATTGCGCGAAGAAGCCATCGTTGAGGCCCAGCCGGGCGCGAAGCTCATCGCGTTCCACCTGCGTGGCACTCTCGTTGACCATCAACTCCACCGGATCACCGAGGAACCGAAAGATCAGGAAGGCGAAGAACGCGACCGTCAGCATGACGAGAATGGCATTGCCGACGCGCTTGACGAGGAAGGCGAGCATGAGACGTTCCTGAATGTGACCTTGGCCGGGTGGTTTTCAGGCTTTGCAGCCTGCCCGTTGAATTTGCCGGGGCCGGCCGAACAGCCGGCATCGCCCCGAAGTATCCCCTCACCGCGCTTCAACCACAGCGAGGGGAGCGGGATTACATCTTCACCAGCCACAGGCGGGGCAGGTTGTCTGAGAAGAGCGGAAAATCCTTGATCTTGGAATTCGTGGCCCAGGCCAACGGCTGCTGGTGGAGCGGGATCATCAGCACATGTTCCTTGGCAATCTTCAGCGACTGCCCTTCCATGGCCAGACGCTTCGTCTGATCGAGCTCGACGGCGGAGGCTTCCGTCACCTTGTCGAATTCCTTGTCCGACCAGCCGCCCCAGTTGAAGATGCCGAACGAGCCTTCCTTGGTGTGCAGCACCTGCGAGGTGAGGCTATAGGTGTCGAGCATCGGCAGCGTCGCCCAGCCGAGCGTATAGACGTCGACCTTGCCCGAGGAGCGTTTCGGCGTCTGGACGGCGCGGGTGCCCTGATCGAGCTGCGGCTTTAGGCCAACGCGCGACCACATGGAGGCGACGGCCTGGCAGACCTGTTCCTCGTTGACGAGACTGTCGGCACAGTTGAAGTTGAAGGCGAAGCCTTCAGCGCCGGCGGCTTTCAGCAGCTCCTTGGCTTTTTCCGGATCGGCCTTCATCGGCGTGTCGATCGCTGCATCGTAACCGGGGATCTGCGGCGCAACGAGGGCACCGGCATTGCGCGACTTGCCGCGCATGACCTTCTTGTTGATGAGGTCGAGATCAATCGCGAGCTGCATGGCCTGACGGACGCGGATATCCTTCATCAGGTTCGGCTTGCCGTCGATCAGCTGATCGCGCTGACTGAAGCCGATCATCACCGTGCGAAGATCGGTGCCTTCCAGCACCCTCACCTGCTGCGATGCTTGAAGGCGTGGAATATCCTGTACCGGAGCCTGATCGGTAAAGTCGATATCACCGGCCAGAAGTGCCGCCACACGCGTCGAATTGGATGCGATCGGGGTGAATTCGATCCGGTCGATATTGTGCTGCGGCTTATCCCACCAGCCGTCGAACTTGGTGAACACCGTCTTTGCGTCAGGCTGGCGGCTTTCGATCTTGAACGGACCGGTGCCGTTCTCGTGGTAGGTCGCATAGCCCTCGGTACCCGAGCCCACATCGGTCGGTGCTTCAGCACTGTTGTCCTTCAGCCAGACGGCATCGAAGATGTAGATGGTGGTCAGGTCGTTGAGGAGAAGTGGATAGTTAGCCGATACATCGATCTCGATCGTATGGGCATCGATGACGCGTGAGCCCTTATACGCGGGAATATTGCCGCGCAGCGGCGATTTCGGATCGCTTGCGCGCTTCAGCGACGCCTGCACATCCTCCGCGGTGAAATCGGCGCCGTTATGGAATTTCACGTCGTCGCGCAGGTGAAACCGCCACGTGGTCGGCGAAACGATCTCCCAGGACGTGGCCAGAGCCGGTTCGATCTTCAGGTTGCGATCGTAGCGAACCAGTCCTTCATAGACATGGTTGAGCACGCCAAGCGCAAAACTGTCACCATAGGAATAAGGATCGAGCGAGCTGATATCGCGCGAGGCGCCCCATTTCAGCGTCCCGGCCATCGCCGGCATCGAGAGCGCCAAAAGCGCAACACCGGTTGCCATAATTCGTGTAAATCGCATTGCAAATTCCCCTCGGATTGCATGCAATGCCCGCTCGTTCTTGAGCGATAAATCAATGCATGTCGTTGAAATCCCATTCCGCCAGGCTGCTTTTCGCTTTATTCTCTGTGGATTGAATTGGAGGCTAGATCAATACGAATACAAACTCAAGATAAAATTGCATGCAATTTTGATATCTGGATTTAATGCAATATCTGTGCGATACGAAGCCGAACTGCATTCAGGCGAAAGAACCGCGCGCAATGTCTACGAATCTCAGCAGAAGTGATGCGATTTATGGCTCGCTGCGCCGGGCAATTCTCGAGCAGGCACTGAAGCCGGGCACCAAACTGCCGGAGGATTCGATAGGCGACACGTTCGGCGTCAGCCGTACGAGTGCACGCAATGCGCTGCTGCGCCTGGCCTCCGACGGGTTGGTGGAAATCAAGCCGAACCGCGGCGCCGCAGTTGCAATGCCGACGCTGGAAGAGGCAGTAGAAGTGTTCGCGCTGCGGCGCTGCCTAGAGCGCGAGGTGATAGAACGGCTTTGCAAGCGCATTCCGCGCGATGGCGTCGACGCCCTGATCAGCCACGTGCGCGAGGAGGAACGGGCGCTTAAAGCATCGTCTCCGCGCTCTATTCGTCTTGCCGGGGAGTTTCATATCCTCCTGGCCGAATTGACGGGATCCAAGTTGTTGATCGACTTCATCAGCCAGATCGTGTCCCGCTCGTCATTGATCCTTGCCCGTTTCGGCCGGCCGCATTCGGCAGAATGCGGCATCGACGAGCATATCCAGTTGATCGAAGCATTGAAACGGCAGGATCTCGCCAAGGCCGCCGAAATCATGGATCACCACCTGCACGCGGTGGAGGATCGCGCCAAGGCGGATGATAGCCACGAAGGACCGGATATCGGCGAAATTCTCAGCCGGTATATGGCGACGTCCGACTAACTGTGTCGGGAAATGCAGCATCTATATCTAGAGCGCGTCGAAATCGGATAGTCAGCCGCCGAAGCCACATTGAAGGATGTGACTTCGGCGCATGCTTCCGTCCGCGTCGCAGCGACTTGCGCAGGACGATCTGCCCATCCGCGCAATAGCGCATTGAAAACCGCGACAGGCGCGGGTGCATGATCTCAGCGAGTCATGGAGGTACTTCCATCATCGCTCAATAACGTGACAACTCCTGAGAACCGGACTACCTTCAAATGAGCGTTCGCGAAAGAGAAAGTCTACGATATACTTTTGAAACTTGGTTCATCAATTTCGTCCGGGCAACAAATGACGTTTTCTGAAGCTGAAATTAGAGAACTTTCGGATATTATCGGATTTATCTACGAGACGGTCCTTGATGAAGATATCTGGCCGAAGGTTCTGGAGCTGGTATGTCGATTTGTGCGAGGAAAAGCGTCACGAATTTACTGGAGGGACGGAAGCAGACCCGATAGCGAAACGTTTTATTCTTGGGGATTTGATCCAAATTTTCTGCAGATCTACACGAAAAAATACCTGTCCCTCAATCCCATTTATCCAGCGTCAATTTTCATTAATCCGGGAGAGATCTTTTCGGCAAGCGACCTCGTTCCGGTTCACGAATTCCAAGCCAGCCGATTCTTTAGAGAGTGGGTCGCGCCTCAGGGTTTTTTTGACGCGGCGATCTTCAACATCCAGCGTCACAAGACAGGTGCGGCCGCCTTCACTATCATTACCGATAAGGATTACGGCCTGGTAGACCACGAACTGCGCGCAAGGTTAAAACTCCTGGTCCCGCATCTTCAGCGCGCCGCCCTTATCGGTCGAGAGGTGGGCAGGCACCGGCTACGTTCAGGGTCACTCGAGGCGGCGCTCAACCAAATTGAGGCGGGCGTGTTCATTCTGGACGCCACCGGACGCCCGGTCTGGACCAATCAGGTAGCCAACACCTTGCTTGCGCACGGCGATCTCGTTCGCAACAGCGTTCTCGGGCTCGGCCTCGCCGGCCCAAGCGCCGACCGATTACTCCGGGAAAGTTTGGCGGCTCCCCTCGAACGCCCAGAAAACTTGCTCACACCAACACCGGCCCTCATCAAGATGAAGGACAGCGAGGGTATTGAATGGCTAGGCTACCTGATGCGGCTTCTGCCACAGTCACAAACGCAGGTGGCTTTTGATCAGGTCGGACGATCCGCTCACGCTGCCCTGTTCGTTCGGCGGGTAGAACCAGCAACGGCATCGGGGGTCGAGGCCGCAGCTAAGCTGTACGCGCTCACGTCGGCAGAAGCGAGGGTCCTGCAGGCAACGCTGGAATTCGACACGGTAGCAAAGATGGCGGACGCTTTGGGCGTCGCACCCAGCACGGTTAAGACGCATCTGTCCTCGATATTCGGTAAAACAGGTGCCTCGCGACGAGCCACCCTTGTCAAATCGGTCATGTCTCTCCAGCGATGAATCCTAGAGCAGCTGAGTTTTTCACGGAATCTCCGAGCCGCTCTATCTCTTTGTTGTCTCGCAATTCCGGACGGAGAACCGCTTCCGCACTCTTCCTGGAATTGCTCTAAGTATCTTCCGACAGGTCTGGAATCTTTCTGGTCTCGCCAGCCCAGGGACGCGCAATTTTCTGCAAACTCCGCGGATGGATCCACCAAACGATGGATACAGCTTGGGCGTTGCCCCTGATATGGCCGGCACCGGTGTCGTCGACGGTAATGAAGGGCGCCGAGACCAGCCCGGCGTGCACGACAGTGGGCTTCGATACCTCTCACATATGGACACCTCGGTTAGAAGCGGGGAGCCCGCCGCACATGCGAAAGCTCCTTTCTAGTGCTTAATCGCGATGCTCCGGCATTGCCTTCAGCTGGTCCTTTGTCCAGGAAGTCACGCCATGGATCTCGCCGCTTTCGTCGCGCATGAAATCGAGATCGGTCACTCGAACGGACACCGGCTTTGCGCCGATACCAAGGAAGCCGCCAACGTCGATCACGACGCTGCTGCTGATGCCGGCTCCATGCACGTGGTCAACCGTGCCAACCTTGTGATCATCAGTACCATAGATCGATGCGCCTTCCAGATTAGCCTGTGTGAATTCTTCTTCGGTCAGTCGTATGTGGTTGCTATGATCCATGAGTTATTCCTCCTTTAGCTTCGGGTGTAGCGTCGATTAGCGATGTGATTGGCCTTGCGTTCCTGTGTGTCCGTGTACCTGGATTGATTGCCACTGGGGCTTGGCCTTTCCTTTTCCGTTCATCAAAAGAACGAACGGCCATGCGAAAGCTTTGTTCCGGAGGGCGCAGTTCGGAAGTCAATCCCTATGATCGACCTCTACCAGCGAGTCGACCAAACTCCCCTGGAAACGCTTGGCGTTTGGCATTTAATCGGGTCCTGCTCACTTTGCGTGGTTAAGAGATCGCTCGTAGTTGCGCCGCTATGGGCTGGCATGCGACCAAAATCGAAATGGTCGCCTGGTCCGGGCATCAAGGTTAAGAGCATGGTAATCGGCGAGGAAGGCTGTTGGGCTGTGTCCGCTTGCGGACCATCCTAGGGCATATGCCCGGATTGCCGATATTGCGCCCGGCGAAGCCGACTGCGCCAAGGCGTTTCAGGCGCCTGCTCATGCGGCACCAGGTGCCCACGCCGTTCCTTTTCCCAACGGCGGATGTATCGGGGACCCTCAGCTCTCGAATGATCGTGGCGACTATGCATGAGGGATATCCAAAACGTTTTGACTTGACTCCCAAAACGTTTTGGAGAATCCTTTGCGCCATTCGGGAGGACGATCTTGGCAAATCTCAAGCAGCTCGCACAGTCGCTCGGACTGTCGATCACCACGGTTTCCCGCGCACTCGACGGTTACGACGATGTCTCTGCAGCAACCCGGAAGCGTGTGAGAGAGGCTGCAGACATGGTCGGCTATCGCCCCAACGCGTCGGCGCGCAGGCTGAGAAAGCAACGCGCCGAACTGGTTGCCATCACGCTGCCGAGCGACCCCGGCCATATCGGTCCACCGCATTTCCTCGATATGCTCTCCAGCTGTGCTGAGCATCTTGCGAGTGCCGGCCTCAATCTGGTCATCGCGCCTGTGCCACGCGGTGAAAGCGAACTCGATATATGCCGTCGTTTCGTTGATGGCCGCCGCGTCGATGCCATGCTTCTCGTGCGCACCAGGCGGCAGGACGAACGCGTCGAATTTCTCCAGTCGCGCGGCATTCCCTTCGTCACCAATGGACGCACCGAAAGCCTCGTGCCGCATCCCTATATCGACGGCGACGGTTTTGCCGGGTTCCACGCGGCAACGGTCCGTTTTCAGGCCGCCGGCCACCGCCGCATCGGCCATATTGCCGGGCCGCAGGACTATTACTTCGCGCATGTGCGCCGCACGGGCTGGAAGGCCGCGATGGACGAGGCAGGTCTGGATGCCGATCTCTGCGCCGAAGGCGTGCCTACGGAACAGGGCGGCTATCTCGCCGCACTGGAACTGCTCCGGCAGCCTTCGCGTCCCACCGCCCTCGTCTGCTCCACGGACGAAATGGCGATCGGAGCGCTCAGAGCGCTACGCGAAATCGATGGCGGCGACGCGATCAGCATTGTCGGTCACGACGACCTGCCGACGGGCGCCTTCACCAACCCTTCCCTCTCGACCATGCGCATGACCGGCGAAAACCTCGGCGCGAGCTTCGCCTCGCTGCTGTTGCGGGCGATCGCCGGCGAGCCTGCGGAGGAACTGCAGGAGCTTCACGCGATCGAATTCATCGATCGCGACAGCCATCGCCGTCCGATGAAGGCGGCATGATCCGACACAGTGCATCACAGATAAAAACAATGAAGGAGGAGAGAATATGAAACGCATCACGTCATTCGGAATTCTGGCTTCCACTGTGCTGGGCTTTGCTTCGCCGGTGCTTGCCCAGACGGTTTTCGTATCCACCCAGCTTCGCCCGATCGAAGAGGCGACCGTCGTGCGGCAGGACCTGCTGAAGGATGCCGGCAAGGTGGATTATGTGGTCGAGGAACCGCCGCAGTTCGCCGTACGCATGGAAGCGGAGGCCAAGGCCGGCAAGCACACCGTCAGCCTGATCGGCGCGCTGCACGGCGAGCTTTCACCACTCGCCGACAAGGATCAGCTCGAACCGCTTGATAATCTCGCTAAGAAGCTCGCTGCCGACGGCATGCCGCAATCGCTCCTCGATCTCGGCAAGCTCGGCAAATCCATCCAGCAATACATTCCGTGGATGCAAGCAACCTATGTCATGGCCGCCAAGAAGGAAGCCCTGCAATACCTGCCAAAGGGCGCCGATATCAACGCCATCACCTACGATCAGCTGATCGAGTGGGGCAAGAACATGCAGCAGGCGACGGGCCAGCCGCAAATCGGCTTCCCGGCCGGTCCCAAGGGCCTGATGGCACGTTACTTCCAAGGCTATTTCTACCCATCCTTCACCGGCGGCGTAGTGCGCACCTTCAAGAACGCCGATGCCGCGGCAGGCTGGGAGAAACTCAAGGCGCTCTGGACCTATGTAAACCCCAACTCGACCAATTACGACTTCATGCAGGAGCCGCTGGCCGCGGGTGAAGTCATGGTCGCCTGGGACCATGTCGCCCGACTGAAGAATGCCATTTCCGCCTCGCCGGACGACTATGTCGTATTCCCGTCTCCGGCCGGCCCCAAGGGCCGCGGATACATGCCCGTTCTCGCAGGCCTTTCGATCCCGAAGGGTGCCCCGGATGCGGCTGGCGCGACGAAGATCATCGAAACACTGACGACCCAGAAGATCCAGCTGCTCACCGCGTCCAAGGTCGGCTTCTTCCCGACGCTGAACGTCCAGTTGCCACCGGATCTCGACAAGGGCGTAGCACTTCTCGCCGGCGCCGTTACCAAGACCCAGGCGGCCAAGGATGCCGTGATCTCGCTTCTTCCAGTCGGCCTCGGCGACAAGGGCGGCGAGTTCAACAAGGTCTATATGGACAGCTTCCAGCTGATCGTGCTGCAAAACCAGCCCGTCGGCGACGTGCTGGCCAAGCAGGGCGCCGTCATGGCCAAGCTGATGACCGATACCAAGGCTCCCTGCTGGGCACCGGATGCCAAGAGTGACGGCGCCTGCCCGGTTCAATAATCCTCCCTGGAGTGCCTGGGCGCGAATGCCCGGACATTCTTTCTGCAACCCTGCTTTTCGAGGCGGGAGTCCATGACCCAAAACCGACCCTGGATCCCCTATCTGCTGATCCTGCCATCCGTCGTTTTCCTCGGCCTGCTTTTCATCGTGCCGCTGGTGCAGACGATCTGGCTGGCGGTCTCGGATGACGGCGCGCCGTCGCCTGCAAACATGCAGCGCATGGTGACGGACATCAATTTCATGCAATCGGTGCGCAACACGTTCCTGCTGACGATCGTGGTCGTACCGGTCCAGATCGCCATCGCGCTCGCCATGGGCACAATGGTCGCCAAGATCGGCCGCGGGCGGGAGACGATTCTGTGGATTTGGACGATCCCGCTCGGCATTTCGGATCTCGCCGCCGGCCTCGTCTGGCTGTCGATCCTTCAGAATACCGGTTATTTCAACTCGCTGCTCTTCAGCCTCGGCGTGATCAGCCGCCAGGCGAGTTGGCTCTCCTACCAGACGCCGGTTGCGCTTTTCATCGCCATCGCGGTGGCGGAGATCTGGCGCGGCACGGCGATCGTCATGGTCATCATCGTCGCCGGCCTCAACCAGGTGCCGAAGGAGTTCAAGGAAGCCGCCGAAATCTTCGGGGCCGGTCCCTGGACGCGCTTCTGGAAAATAACGCTGCCGTTGATCCGCCCGGCGCTGCAATCGGCCCTCATCCTGCGCACCGTGCTCGCCTTCGAGGTGTTCGCAGTCGTATATGCGCTGGGCGGCCGTAATTT contains:
- a CDS encoding ABC transporter substrate-binding protein, with the protein product MRFTRIMATGVALLALSMPAMAGTLKWGASRDISSLDPYSYGDSFALGVLNHVYEGLVRYDRNLKIEPALATSWEIVSPTTWRFHLRDDVKFHNGADFTAEDVQASLKRASDPKSPLRGNIPAYKGSRVIDAHTIEIDVSANYPLLLNDLTTIYIFDAVWLKDNSAEAPTDVGSGTEGYATYHENGTGPFKIESRQPDAKTVFTKFDGWWDKPQHNIDRIEFTPIASNSTRVAALLAGDIDFTDQAPVQDIPRLQASQQVRVLEGTDLRTVMIGFSQRDQLIDGKPNLMKDIRVRQAMQLAIDLDLINKKVMRGKSRNAGALVAPQIPGYDAAIDTPMKADPEKAKELLKAAGAEGFAFNFNCADSLVNEEQVCQAVASMWSRVGLKPQLDQGTRAVQTPKRSSGKVDVYTLGWATLPMLDTYSLTSQVLHTKEGSFGIFNWGGWSDKEFDKVTEASAVELDQTKRLAMEGQSLKIAKEHVLMIPLHQQPLAWATNSKIKDFPLFSDNLPRLWLVKM
- a CDS encoding helix-turn-helix transcriptional regulator; this translates as MKLGSSISSGQQMTFSEAEIRELSDIIGFIYETVLDEDIWPKVLELVCRFVRGKASRIYWRDGSRPDSETFYSWGFDPNFLQIYTKKYLSLNPIYPASIFINPGEIFSASDLVPVHEFQASRFFREWVAPQGFFDAAIFNIQRHKTGAAAFTIITDKDYGLVDHELRARLKLLVPHLQRAALIGREVGRHRLRSGSLEAALNQIEAGVFILDATGRPVWTNQVANTLLAHGDLVRNSVLGLGLAGPSADRLLRESLAAPLERPENLLTPTPALIKMKDSEGIEWLGYLMRLLPQSQTQVAFDQVGRSAHAALFVRRVEPATASGVEAAAKLYALTSAEARVLQATLEFDTVAKMADALGVAPSTVKTHLSSIFGKTGASRRATLVKSVMSLQR
- a CDS encoding PRC-barrel domain-containing protein, which codes for MDHSNHIRLTEEEFTQANLEGASIYGTDDHKVGTVDHVHGAGISSSVVIDVGGFLGIGAKPVSVRVTDLDFMRDESGEIHGVTSWTKDQLKAMPEHRD
- a CDS encoding substrate-binding domain-containing protein, with amino-acid sequence MANLKQLAQSLGLSITTVSRALDGYDDVSAATRKRVREAADMVGYRPNASARRLRKQRAELVAITLPSDPGHIGPPHFLDMLSSCAEHLASAGLNLVIAPVPRGESELDICRRFVDGRRVDAMLLVRTRRQDERVEFLQSRGIPFVTNGRTESLVPHPYIDGDGFAGFHAATVRFQAAGHRRIGHIAGPQDYYFAHVRRTGWKAAMDEAGLDADLCAEGVPTEQGGYLAALELLRQPSRPTALVCSTDEMAIGALRALREIDGGDAISIVGHDDLPTGAFTNPSLSTMRMTGENLGASFASLLLRAIAGEPAEELQELHAIEFIDRDSHRRPMKAA
- a CDS encoding GntR family transcriptional regulator; translation: MSTNLSRSDAIYGSLRRAILEQALKPGTKLPEDSIGDTFGVSRTSARNALLRLASDGLVEIKPNRGAAVAMPTLEEAVEVFALRRCLEREVIERLCKRIPRDGVDALISHVREEERALKASSPRSIRLAGEFHILLAELTGSKLLIDFISQIVSRSSLILARFGRPHSAECGIDEHIQLIEALKRQDLAKAAEIMDHHLHAVEDRAKADDSHEGPDIGEILSRYMATSD